In one window of Pseudochaenichthys georgianus chromosome 5, fPseGeo1.2, whole genome shotgun sequence DNA:
- the fezf2 gene encoding fez family zinc finger protein 2 — protein MASSASLETVMSCGRTGPSAAPKSLAFSIDRIMSKSSEPKGSAEERAEGKKLFCSPIPCMIPLQPFSYDLQAKALMNYSELWRASFRGTFCGSAAVQCKGNCGMCGKSELLTGSRVVKPQVLHQAMAVPSGGSLYYLNYLDSAYQQSELLAGHWFSSPQAQASLSAHHRLLLLENAKLAAAGTEKLPTPQYPHKEHLPGQLDQIVKENHGLSAEKNGVKPVSKLGSGASSAADGKPKNFTCEVCGKVFNAHYNLTRHMPVHTGARPFVCKVCGKGFRQASTLCRHKIIHTQEKPHKCNQCGKAFNRSSTLNTHVRIHAGYKPFVCEFCGKGFHQKGNYKNHKLTHSGEKQYKCSICNKAFHQVYNLTFHMHTHNDKKPFTCNTCGKGFCRNFDLKKHIRKLHDSVFTPPSEASRELQS, from the exons ATGGCGAGTTCTGCTTCTCTGGAGACGGTGATGTCCTGCGGAAGGACCGGGCCCTCCGCGGCCCCTAAGAGTCTCGCCTTCTCCATAGACCGGATCATGTCCAAGAGCTCGGAGCCGAAGGGGAGCGCGGAGGAGCGCGCGGAGGGGAAGAAGCTGTTCTGCTCCCCGATCCCCTGCATGATCCCGCTGCAGCCCTTCAGCTACGACCTGCAGGCCAAGGCGCTGATGAACTACTCGGAGCTgtggagggccagtttcaggggcACTTTTTGCGGTTCCGCAGCCGTTCAGTGCAAAGGGAATTGCGGCATGTGTGGCAAATCGGAGCTGCTGACAGGGAGCAGGGTGGTGAAACCTCAGGTCCTGCACCAGGCAATGGCCGTGCCCAGCGGCGGCTCGCTGTACTATCTCAACTACCTGGACTCTGCGTACCAGCAGTCCGAGCTGCTGGCCGGACACTGGTTCTCCAGCCCGCAGGCCCAGGCCTCTCTGTCGGCGCACCacagactgctgctgctggagaacGCCAAACTGGCCGCGGCGGGGACCGAAAAGCTGCCCACCCCTCAGTACCCGCACAAGGAGCACCTGCCGGGGCAGCTGGACCAGATAGTGAAGGAGAACCACGGCCTGAGCGCGGAGAAGAACGGGGTGAAGCCCGTTAGCAAGCTGGGCAGCGGCGCGAGCAGCGCGGCGGACGGGAAACCCAAAAACTTCACATGTGAAGTGTGTGGAAAG gTTTTTAACGCTCACTACAACCTGACCCGGCACATGCCGGTGCACACCGGGGCCCGGCCCTTCGTGTGCAAAGTGTGTGGCAAAGGCTTCCGGCAGGCCAGCACGCTGTGCAGACACAAGATCatacacacacag GAAAAGCCTCATAAATGTAACCAGTGCGGGAAGGCGTTCAACAGGAGCTCCACGCTCAACACGCACGTTCGGATCCACGCGGGCTACAAGCCCTTCGTGTGTGAGTTCTGCGGGAAAGGCTTCCATCAGAAAG GAAACTACAAGAACCACAAGCTGACCCACAGCGGGGAGAAGCAGTACAAGTGCTCCATCTGCAACAAGGCCTTCCACCAGGTGTACAACCTGACCTtccacatgcacacgcacaacGACAAGAAGCCCTTCACCTGCAACACCTGCGGGAAAGGCTTCTGCCGCAACTTCGACCTGAAGAAGCACATCAGGAAGCTTCACGACAGCGTGTTCACCCCCCCCTCAGAGgcctccagagagctgcagagctgA